Part of the Phenylobacterium soli genome, CGAGTCATCACCTCTATGGAAAAAGTTCCGATGACCGCCGAGGGCTACAAGGCCCTCGACGAAGAGCTGAAGCGTTTGAAGACGGTGGAGCGCCCGGCGGTGATCCAGGCGATCGCGGAAGCGCGTTCGCATGGGGACCTGTCGGAAAACGCCGAGTACCACGCCGCCAAGGAACGCCAGGGCTGGATCGAAGGCCAGATCGCCGAGATCGAAGACAAGATGGCCCGCGCCCAGGTGATCGACGTCACCAAGCTGTCGGGGACCCAGGTGAAGTTCGGGGCGACGGTCTCCCTCGTCGACGAGGACACCGACGAGGAGGCTCGCTACCAGATCGTCGGCGAGCACGAGGCCGACGTGAAACAGGGCCGTGTCTCGATCACCTCGCCGCTGGCCCGGGCCATGATCGGCAAGGAATCCGGCGACGTGGTCGAGGTGAACACGCCCGGCGGCGTCAAGGCCTACGAGATCACCAAGGTCGAGTGGCGCTAGCCACTCGGCGTTGATCCCGCTTTCGGGGTTGCGAAGACCTGCGTGGTTCTGACGCGCCGCAGGGCGCGAGCGCATGCTCGCGCGTGACGCGAAACTAACCTTAAGCTACGCAAGGAATTCGAAACATCCGTGCGGCAGCATGCCTGCTTCGCCGTCGAGTCGGGGATCTACACGTGGCCAACTACTTCTGGGACTCCATGACGCCTGCGCAGGCGTCCGCCTTCGCCAACGGCGATACGCTGTATTTCCCGGTGGGAACCGGCGCGCAGCTGTCGGTGCAGTTCGTGCCCTTCACCACCACCGGGCCGGCGACGATCTCCGTCACCGCCTTCGGCAAGACGCTGACGTTCGACGACGCGCTGAACGCGGGCGCGATCCGCGGCGCGAACCTGACCTTCCTGTCGGACAATTCGGTGCTCTACATCGGCACCACGGGCAACGATAACCCGGCCGTCGCGACCGGCGGCGCCGACGGCATGTTCGGCGGCGACGGCAACGACACCCTGCTGGGCGGCGCCGGCGGCGACGTGCTGCAGGGCAACCAGGGCAACGACTACCTGGACGGCGGGGCCGACAACGACGTCCTGTTCGGCGGCAAGGGCGACGACTCCCTGATCGCCGGCACGGGCAACAACTTCCTGCAGGGCAACATCGGCAACGACACCCTGGTGGGCGGCGCGGGCGCCGACACCATGCTCGGCGGTCAGAACAACGACAACATCAACGGCGGCGACGGGGCGAACTACCTTCGCGGCGACCTCGGCGACGACACCGTGTTCGGCGGCGCGAACGACGACACCATCCAGGGCGGCGGCGGCAACGACAGCCTCGACGGCGGCTCGGGCGGCACGGACAACATCGACGGCGGCGACGGCGCCGACACCATCTACTTCCATGGCGCCGGGGTGATCCTCGGCGGCAACGGCGACGACTCGATCAACGGCGCGAGCTCGGCCGGCGGGGCGGTGATCTACGCGGGTGTCGGCAACGACGTCATCGTCGTCGGCGCGGGCAACGACACCATCCTCGGCGACGACGGCAACGACCAGATCGTCTTCACCGGCGGCGGCTCGATGAGCGGCGGCGCGGGCGACGACGTGATCAACGGCTCGACCTCGACCGGCTCGTTCGTCGGCGACGGCGGCGACGGGAACGACTCGATCGCGGCCGGCTCCGGCGCGGCGACCCTGACGGGCGGCGCGGGCGACGACACCATCGGCGCGACCTCGGCGGCCAGCGGCGTGATCGACGGCGGCGACGGCGCTGACAGCCTGACGGTGGGCAACAACGCCTTCACCGTGACCGGCGGCGCGGGCGCGGACACGATCGTCGGCGGCAATGGCGCGGACAGCGTCAGCGGCGGCGACGGCAACGACCAGATCACGCTCGGCAACGGCGCCAGCACGATGGACGGCGGCGCCGGCGACGACACGATCACCGGCGGCTCCGGCGGCGACAAGATCATCGGCGGCGACGGCAACAACGTGCTCACCGGCGGCTCCGGCACGGACATCATGCAGGGCGGCGCCGGCAACGACACGATCACCGGCGGCGCCGGCCGCGACATCCTGGACGGCGGCACGGGCTCGGACAAGTTCGTCTTCGCCCAGGGCGACACCACGCCCAACAACGCCCTGTGGGACGTGATCAACCACTGGAACTCGACCGACACGCTGCACTTCGCCGGCCCGGCGGTGGCGAGCGGCAACTACGTCGAGATCACCGCGGCCGATGCGGCCACGGCGGTGGTCAACGCCACGGCCGACATCACCGCCGGCACGCACGACGTCGTGGTGGTGCAGGTGGGCTCGGACACCCTGGTGTTCGTGGACTCGGCCAACAACAACACGGTCGGCGACGCCGTGGTGCTGGTCGGCAAGAGCCTGGCCGATATCGACCTGACCAACTTCGTCTGATCCGACGGGCCAGACGCCAATGGGGGCCGCCCTTCGGGGCGGCCCTTTTGCTTTTCGGCGAATGGGACGCGGCTAGTGCAGCGCCGGCGCAGACCCGGCCGTCAGCCTGGGCGCGCCGCCGCGGCGGCCGGCAGCCGTCGAGACGGCGAGCGCCGCGCCGGCCAGGACGCCGAGGCCGGCGCCGACCGCGAGCACCCTCAGGCCGAGGCCCAGCGCCAGCCCGACTCCCACCGCAGCGCCCACTGCGGCGACGACGCCCAACGTCTTCGCTTGGTCTTCCATCGCAAGGCTCCAGAATCGCACCTACATTACGGGGATGGCTGAAGAACGTTCCGTCCGCTGCCTGATCGTGGGCTCAGGCCCCGCGGGCTACACCGCCGCCGTCTACGCCGCGCGCGCCCTGCTCAAGCCGGTGCTGATCCAGGGCATCCAGCCCGGCGGCCAGCTGACCATCACCACCGACGTGGAGAACTATCCCGGCTTCGCGGAGGTGATCCAAGGCCCGTGGCTGATGGAGCAGATGCAGGCCCAGGCGGTGCACATGGGCACAGAGATCGTCAACGACATCGTCGTCGAGGCCGACCTTTCCAAGCGTCCCTTCCGGCTGACCTGCGACAGCGGCGACGTG contains:
- the greA gene encoding transcription elongation factor GreA, coding for MEKVPMTAEGYKALDEELKRLKTVERPAVIQAIAEARSHGDLSENAEYHAAKERQGWIEGQIAEIEDKMARAQVIDVTKLSGTQVKFGATVSLVDEDTDEEARYQIVGEHEADVKQGRVSITSPLARAMIGKESGDVVEVNTPGGVKAYEITKVEWR
- a CDS encoding calcium-binding protein; this encodes MANYFWDSMTPAQASAFANGDTLYFPVGTGAQLSVQFVPFTTTGPATISVTAFGKTLTFDDALNAGAIRGANLTFLSDNSVLYIGTTGNDNPAVATGGADGMFGGDGNDTLLGGAGGDVLQGNQGNDYLDGGADNDVLFGGKGDDSLIAGTGNNFLQGNIGNDTLVGGAGADTMLGGQNNDNINGGDGANYLRGDLGDDTVFGGANDDTIQGGGGNDSLDGGSGGTDNIDGGDGADTIYFHGAGVILGGNGDDSINGASSAGGAVIYAGVGNDVIVVGAGNDTILGDDGNDQIVFTGGGSMSGGAGDDVINGSTSTGSFVGDGGDGNDSIAAGSGAATLTGGAGDDTIGATSAASGVIDGGDGADSLTVGNNAFTVTGGAGADTIVGGNGADSVSGGDGNDQITLGNGASTMDGGAGDDTITGGSGGDKIIGGDGNNVLTGGSGTDIMQGGAGNDTITGGAGRDILDGGTGSDKFVFAQGDTTPNNALWDVINHWNSTDTLHFAGPAVASGNYVEITAADAATAVVNATADITAGTHDVVVVQVGSDTLVFVDSANNNTVGDAVVLVGKSLADIDLTNFV